AGTGACCTTAAAGGCCGGCTCCCCAAAAAAATCCCCGCCGCCCTGCGCTTCCAGTTCGATGATTTTGCGCATGATCGAGCCGACGGAAGCAGTCGACACGCTGCCATAACGCGCCTCCACGTCCGTGTTGCCCTCATCCGACTGCATGTATTGCAGGATGGCTTTAAAATCATTTAAATCAGTCAGCGGTAATTGACGGTCTTTAGCATATTCAAAAAGAATGGTGACCACCCCGGTCTGCGTCTCATTCACATCCAGCATGCGCGAGAAAAGCAACGCACCAAAATCATTGACTTTACCGCGAACCGGCACACCCTGCACCCCACGGTCCAAGGTTAGGAGCTCCACCGGAAACCCTCGGGGACCAAATTCAAGGTTTAGGGAATGGCTGCGGCTTTTTAAAAACTCATTGGACTCCCCGGGCACGGCCAGTCCGGACACATCGCCCTTGATGTCCATGACAAGACTGGGTACGCCGGCTAACGATAACTGTTCACAAAGCACCTGAATGGTTTTGGTTTTACCGCTACCGGTGGCACCGGCGATAAGGCCATGGCGATTGAGTGATTTCAGCACCAGGTTTACCGGCGCATCCTGAAGGATTGTTCCATCGAGCATAATCCCACCCAGTTGAAGGGCAGGCAGTTCGCTGGCCCGATAAGGCACACGCAAATCATCGTACATGGCAATCGTCCTTGTTGAACGCGTTATGAATTCTGGTCATTGATGCGTCTGTTGCTAAATCAATGGTCTAGGAAGTACATTACCCTTTGTCCTGACAATCGGGACACAGGCCGTAAATATTGAGCGCATGATCGGTCATCTTAAAATGCGCCTGCCTGGCAATGGCTTCCTGACGCTGCTCGATGATGTCATCAATGAATTCTTCCACCCGTCCGCATTTGACGCAGACCAGATGATCATGGTGCTCACCCTGACTTAATTCAAACACGGAATGACCGCCTTCAAAATTATGACGGGAAACCAACCCTGCGGTTTCAAACTGGGTCAACACGCGATAAACCGTCGCCAGGCCGACGTCTTCACCCATTTCTATCAAGGCTTTATAAACATTTTCCGCACTCATGTGATGATCGCGGGATTGTTCCAGAATCTGTAAAACCTTGACACGAGGCATGGTTATTTTTAGTCCGGCATCTTTTAATTGCTGGCTTTCTTCCATTCGTACTCCTACCTGGCTGATTTGCATGGGTCGCAGGTGTCTTTCTATTAATGACATGCTATTATGGCGAAATTTTTCAACACAGGCAAAAACTATGCGCTTCCGATTGTTTATTTTTACCGTCCTGATTTCCCTGCTGGTTTCCGGCTGTGCATCCTATGATTTTTCAAGGCGTATTGTGCAGCAGGGGAATTTGTTACCGCAGTCTAAAATTTCACGATTGACAATAGGCATGAGCAAACAGGATGCCGCCACGCTCATGGGAACCAGCCTGCTAAGTCCTACCTTTAACAATAACCGTTGGGATTATGCGTACACCTGGCGCAAAGGCAGCAACGCCCCCATTGTACGCAATGTCAGCCTTTATTTTGCCAACGGACGTCTGGTTCGCATTGAACATCATCCTTAACCGGCTAACCGCGCTGGCGGTTCTTGCCCCCGGCGCTTTTTGCCCGCTCCCGTCGTTTCTGCTTGGGGTCCATCGTTAAGGAGCGATACACCTCAATGCGGTCACCTTCCCTTAAACGCGTCGCTGCCGTCACCGGTTTTGAAAAAATACCCAGCGGCAATTGCTGCGTTTCGGGATAGTGCTCGTACAGTTGAGACTGCAACACCGCATCGCCAACGCTGGCCCCTGAGGGTAAAGTCAGTTTTTTATGAAAAAAACCCCCTGCCTCATCCATGTAAATGATTTCGACACTAACCATACAAGGACGCGGCCCGCTCACAAAAGGCATCCACCATTTTCTCTGTCACCTGCTCAAACACAGGACCAAGGAACATGGAAAACATGCGCCCGGCGAATTCAAACTCGAGGTCAAACGAGATCCTGCAACCTTCCGGTGTTTCATCGAAGCGCCAGAATCCCTCAAGATGACTGAATGGACCGTCCACCAGACGGATTTCAATCATTTTATTTTTCTGCAGCCGATTGCGGGTAGTGAAGGATTTGCTCATACCGGCGGCTGAGATGACCAAGGTTGCCTGCACTTCGTCTTCATCTCGATGGTGCACCTGGCTTTGGGAACAATAAGGTAAAAACTTGTCATAGTGTTCCACGTCATTGACCAGATTGAACATTTGCTCGCAACTGTAGGGGATAACCCGTGATTTTTTTACGATGGTCATTTCAAATGGCCCCTTATGAGCTGAATAAGCCACTGTGACAAATCCACTATTTCATTGGCACAAACGCTATGTTCCATCGGGTATTCGTGAGCGGAAATCGCAGTAAATCCCTTCTGATCGAGCCATTTAACGGTTTCTTTCGTCCAAAGCGGCCAGACGATGGGATCATAGGTCCCAAAAGCAAGAAAAAGCGGTGTTGTCGCTGGTAATTGCGGTTCACACTCCTTCATCAGAGGCAGGTAGGCCGACAGTGAAATAACGCCGCCAAGCGGCCTGGTCATGCGTAAGGCGGTATGCAGCGCCATGGCTCCGCCCTGGGAAAATCCGGCCAGGTAAATCTGTTCGCTGGTAAAACCTGTCGCCAGTTGCTGCTCAACCGCTGCACTAATCATTTTCTCCGACGTTAAAATGCCTTCCTTGTCTTCACGTGCGGCAAAATCCATGGCCAGGATGTCATACCAGGCGCGCATGGCCATGCCGCCATTGATGGTAATCGGCTGTACTGGCGCATCCAGAAAAACATGCCTCAGCATCAACTCATTAACCTGCAACTGCTCGGCCAGCCCGACCATGTCGTTTGCATCCGCGCCGAGGCCATGCATCCAGATGACGCAAGCCTGTGCCGGGTGTTTCGGATCGATATGAAACACTGTTACCCCTAATTCAGCAAAAGGCAAATTATCACCAAAGAACTGGTGTATAGCAAGGTTGCAGACCCTGTTGTCCTGTAAATTTTAGACCGATGCAGTGACTGGCGTGACAAAATAACGTTATTTCAGCGTTATCCCGTGAATTATTGTTTGTTCAGTAATGAAATATAGGATACAATATTGGACAATAAATGAACACACATTTTATTTTTAGAGCGAAGCCTGATGCCTTTAAAACCTGAACAGCTTAAAAAATACCAAGCGGACATTAAAAAAATAGTCCCCGGCGTGGTTAACCTTCATTTAAATGAATCGCAATGGCAGGATTTAAGCGATCGCATGCCGACAGACAAATCGCAACACCAGGCGATGCCGGGAAAAAAACTGACGTTTACGCGCATTGTTCTTGCTTTATCCAAAGTCACAGCACAGCATCCCAACCTCATCATTAAGCAAATCAGCAACAAACAACCGTCGCGCGCCTGTAAAAAAGAACCGACCCCGCAGACCGTTTTAAGACCCGGGAAACGAAAGATTGACCAGGTCCTTAATCCTGAGGATAACCAGTTTGTATCCGAAAAGAAAAAACTGACCACCCCTTTAAAAGAGACGGGGGTTGTAGGCAAGGATTCGCTTACCCACGTTACACCAAAGCATGGCTATACCCGTGAAGCCCTCACACCCGGCGGAACCCGCGTACGGCTTTTTTTCAGTAATTCCCGGGGCAGCCTTTATAAAAAAGTTACCCCCGTTGGCAACCGCATGAATCAGGGGAAAGTGGATCTTTCCAAAGCCAGAAAACGACTGTTTGACGAGAAACTGCCGACCACTCTTTATAAAGCACGTCCCAAAACGCAACGTTTTGTGGCCACACTCAATCAAATGCTTCCTGAGGGTCAAAGCCGCCTGTGCAGTCAAAAGCAATTAACACAGGCAACCTGCAAGGATATTTTTATCGCCCACGGTCATGACGAAGCCACCACAACCCATGGCAATCAATACCACTGGTCGCACCTTGTCGCCCATTTCTTGGGCGGCGACCACAGCATTGATAACTTAATTCCCGCCACCCGCCAATGCAATCTCAGCATTCTGCAGATTGTTGAACGGGAAATTGCGGACCGATTAAAATCAGGCATTCCGTCCATTACCATTACGGTCACACCCCATTATGACCAGGATGATTCCTTAATCCCCTCGGAAATCATTTATCGCCTGGAGTGG
This Legionella sp. MW5194 DNA region includes the following protein-coding sequences:
- a CDS encoding alpha/beta hydrolase, coding for MHGLGADANDMVGLAEQLQVNELMLRHVFLDAPVQPITINGGMAMRAWYDILAMDFAAREDKEGILTSEKMISAAVEQQLATGFTSEQIYLAGFSQGGAMALHTALRMTRPLGGVISLSAYLPLMKECEPQLPATTPLFLAFGTYDPIVWPLWTKETVKWLDQKGFTAISAHEYPMEHSVCANEIVDLSQWLIQLIRGHLK
- a CDS encoding outer membrane protein assembly factor BamE translates to MRFRLFIFTVLISLLVSGCASYDFSRRIVQQGNLLPQSKISRLTIGMSKQDAATLMGTSLLSPTFNNNRWDYAYTWRKGSNAPIVRNVSLYFANGRLVRIEHHP
- a CDS encoding type II toxin-antitoxin system RatA family toxin, with translation MTIVKKSRVIPYSCEQMFNLVNDVEHYDKFLPYCSQSQVHHRDEDEVQATLVISAAGMSKSFTTRNRLQKNKMIEIRLVDGPFSHLEGFWRFDETPEGCRISFDLEFEFAGRMFSMFLGPVFEQVTEKMVDAFCERAASLYG
- the fur gene encoding ferric iron uptake transcriptional regulator, whose protein sequence is MEESQQLKDAGLKITMPRVKVLQILEQSRDHHMSAENVYKALIEMGEDVGLATVYRVLTQFETAGLVSRHNFEGGHSVFELSQGEHHDHLVCVKCGRVEEFIDDIIEQRQEAIARQAHFKMTDHALNIYGLCPDCQDKG
- a CDS encoding RnfH family protein; translated protein: MVSVEIIYMDEAGGFFHKKLTLPSGASVGDAVLQSQLYEHYPETQQLPLGIFSKPVTAATRLREGDRIEVYRSLTMDPKQKRRERAKSAGGKNRQRG
- a CDS encoding DNA/RNA non-specific endonuclease; protein product: MPLKPEQLKKYQADIKKIVPGVVNLHLNESQWQDLSDRMPTDKSQHQAMPGKKLTFTRIVLALSKVTAQHPNLIIKQISNKQPSRACKKEPTPQTVLRPGKRKIDQVLNPEDNQFVSEKKKLTTPLKETGVVGKDSLTHVTPKHGYTREALTPGGTRVRLFFSNSRGSLYKKVTPVGNRMNQGKVDLSKARKRLFDEKLPTTLYKARPKTQRFVATLNQMLPEGQSRLCSQKQLTQATCKDIFIAHGHDEATTTHGNQYHWSHLVAHFLGGDHSIDNLIPATRQCNLSILQIVEREIADRLKSGIPSITITVTPHYDQDDSLIPSEIIYRLEWLKKDCDNEFHHEEIRFNPASYGFPTRSMRASIDYLRKAAEAEQPGESMESETNQHSALLKVSL